One stretch of Chryseobacterium sp. LJ668 DNA includes these proteins:
- a CDS encoding UDP-glucose dehydrogenase family protein gives MNITIVGTGYVGLVTGTTLAELGNSVYCVDIDEKKVADMKSGIVPIYEPHLEEMFLRNIQAERLFFTTDLKEALDKSEVIYLALPTPPGEDGSADLSYVLKVANDIGEMMAEYKVIVNKSTVPVGTADRVTEVIASKTTTAFDVVSNPEFLREGFAVEDSMNPARVVVGSSSEKAKDIMAQIYQPFTNTGIPIIFMDEKSSELTKYASNSFLAVKITFMNEIANYCEKVGADVDKVRLGMGSDDRIGHRFLFPGIGYGGSCFPKDVKALIRSGKDEDFNFQILEATENVNISQKVILVSEIEKYFGGNIEGKTIAVWGLAFKANTDDIREASSLDNIDLLLKKGAKVVAYDTVAEKNVQKILGDKIQYAKTMYEALQNADALFIATEWPEFKNPNFKLMAEKMNNNAIFDGRNMFPLETPEQNGFYYKSIGRKTIGG, from the coding sequence TTGAATATTACAATAGTTGGAACAGGCTATGTAGGATTAGTCACAGGAACTACGCTTGCAGAACTTGGGAATTCTGTATACTGTGTTGATATCGATGAAAAAAAAGTAGCGGACATGAAAAGCGGGATTGTGCCCATTTATGAGCCCCATCTTGAAGAAATGTTCCTCAGAAATATACAGGCAGAAAGACTCTTTTTCACAACCGACTTAAAAGAAGCTTTAGACAAAAGTGAAGTTATCTATCTTGCACTGCCTACACCTCCAGGTGAAGATGGCTCTGCAGATCTTTCGTATGTGCTAAAAGTAGCCAATGACATTGGTGAAATGATGGCTGAATATAAAGTCATTGTCAACAAAAGTACTGTACCGGTAGGAACTGCCGACAGAGTAACTGAAGTAATCGCATCAAAAACAACAACTGCATTTGACGTCGTTTCTAATCCCGAATTTCTAAGAGAAGGTTTTGCCGTTGAAGATTCTATGAACCCTGCGAGAGTGGTTGTAGGGTCGAGTTCTGAAAAAGCAAAAGACATCATGGCCCAGATCTACCAGCCATTCACCAATACCGGAATTCCTATTATATTTATGGATGAGAAATCGTCTGAATTAACAAAATATGCTTCTAATTCATTTTTAGCCGTAAAAATCACTTTTATGAATGAGATCGCCAACTATTGCGAAAAAGTAGGTGCCGATGTTGATAAGGTAAGACTCGGGATGGGAAGTGATGACAGAATAGGACACAGATTTTTATTTCCGGGGATTGGGTACGGAGGAAGCTGTTTTCCTAAAGATGTGAAGGCATTAATCAGATCAGGAAAAGATGAAGATTTTAATTTTCAGATTTTAGAGGCAACAGAAAACGTTAATATTTCCCAGAAGGTCATTTTGGTTTCAGAAATCGAAAAATACTTTGGTGGAAACATTGAGGGGAAGACAATTGCAGTTTGGGGGCTTGCTTTCAAAGCAAATACAGATGACATCCGTGAAGCTTCTTCTTTAGATAATATTGATTTGCTGTTGAAAAAAGGAGCAAAAGTAGTTGCCTATGATACCGTAGCTGAGAAAAATGTTCAGAAAATTCTTGGTGATAAAATACAATATGCCAAAACCATGTATGAAGCTTTACAAAATGCAGATGCTTTATTTATCGCTACAGAATGGCCTGAATTTAAAAATCCAAATTTCAAGCTGATGGCTGAGAAAATGAATAACAATGCTATTTTTGACGGAAGAAATATGTTTCCCTTGGAAACTCCTGAGCAAAACGGGTTCTATTATAAGAGTATAGGAAGAAAAACAATCGGCGGATAG
- the nusA gene encoding transcription termination factor NusA: MDNIALIESFGDFKDEKGISKIDLMAIIEDSLKTLLRKRFDSDDHFDVIVNPDKGDFQIFLNKTIVEDEMSEDDDLEIEITEAKKIDPTFEVGEDFTMEIPVAQLGRRNVLTLKQILATKLQEHNNAMLYEQFKDKIGEIVTGEIHHIRHKHVILLDDEDNEFILPKENQISSDFFKKGENIRAIVESVDFKGSKPQIIISRTAPKFLEKLLELEIPEIQDGTIILKKAVRIPGEKAKIAVDAYDDRIDPVGACVGVKGSRIHGVVRELRNENIDVIQWSKNPEILVKRALGNVTINKIEINEETNYAMVYTPVEEISKVIGKQGQNIRLASWLTGYEIDVYREASEDDDVDLREFNDDIEQWILDEFKKVGLTTAKSVLDKDTESLLKMVDLEEETINDVKSILKAEFED, from the coding sequence ATGGATAATATAGCGTTGATTGAATCCTTTGGTGATTTTAAAGACGAAAAAGGGATCAGTAAGATCGATCTGATGGCAATTATTGAGGATTCGCTGAAAACTCTTTTAAGAAAAAGATTTGATTCTGATGATCATTTTGATGTCATTGTAAACCCTGATAAAGGTGATTTTCAGATTTTCTTAAACAAAACAATCGTTGAAGACGAAATGTCTGAAGATGATGATTTAGAAATCGAAATTACCGAAGCGAAGAAAATCGACCCGACTTTTGAAGTAGGTGAAGATTTTACAATGGAAATTCCGGTGGCTCAGTTGGGAAGAAGAAATGTTCTTACGCTGAAGCAGATCTTGGCTACGAAATTGCAGGAACATAATAATGCAATGCTTTATGAGCAGTTCAAAGATAAAATCGGGGAGATTGTAACAGGAGAAATTCACCATATCCGTCACAAGCATGTGATTTTGTTGGATGACGAAGACAATGAGTTTATCCTGCCGAAAGAAAATCAGATCTCATCTGATTTTTTCAAGAAAGGTGAAAATATAAGAGCTATAGTAGAATCTGTAGATTTTAAAGGATCTAAGCCGCAGATTATCATTTCAAGAACTGCGCCTAAATTCCTTGAGAAATTATTGGAATTGGAAATTCCTGAGATTCAGGACGGAACGATTATCCTTAAAAAAGCGGTAAGAATTCCTGGTGAGAAAGCAAAAATCGCTGTTGATGCGTATGATGACAGAATAGATCCTGTAGGAGCTTGTGTCGGAGTGAAAGGATCAAGAATCCATGGTGTAGTAAGAGAGCTTCGAAACGAAAATATAGATGTCATTCAGTGGTCAAAAAACCCTGAAATACTAGTGAAGAGAGCTTTAGGAAACGTTACCATCAATAAAATTGAAATCAATGAGGAGACAAACTACGCAATGGTTTATACCCCTGTTGAAGAGATTTCTAAAGTGATCGGTAAGCAAGGGCAAAACATCAGATTAGCTTCATGGTTGACAGGATACGAAATTGATGTATACAGAGAAGCAAGCGAAGATGATGATGTTGATTTAAGAGAATTCAATGACGATATCGAGCAGTGGATTTTAGATGAGTTTAAGAAAGTAGGTCTTACGACTGCAAAATCAGTGCTTGATAAAGATACGGAAAGCCTGTTAAAGATGGTTGACTTGGAAGAGGAAACAATCAATGACGTTAAAAGTATCCTGAAAGCAGAATTTGAAGATTAA
- the rimP gene encoding ribosome assembly cofactor RimP, protein MEFRKNIETLLSNFLETREDLFLIDLKISAADDVTVILDGDHGVTLQDCLDASRAIEFNADRDEHDFSLQVMSAGLSEPLVTPRQFNKNIGREIEIMLEDSSMIEGELARVDDEKITLILRYRKPKDIGKGKVDVEEEKEILYSEIKKALVIVKF, encoded by the coding sequence ATGGAGTTTAGAAAAAATATTGAAACATTATTAAGTAATTTCCTTGAAACCAGAGAGGATTTATTTCTTATTGATTTGAAAATTTCTGCAGCAGATGATGTCACTGTAATTTTAGATGGTGATCACGGCGTAACTTTACAGGATTGTCTGGATGCAAGCCGTGCTATAGAATTCAATGCAGATCGTGATGAGCATGATTTCAGCTTACAGGTGATGTCGGCGGGATTGAGCGAGCCTCTGGTAACGCCGCGACAGTTTAATAAGAATATAGGAAGAGAAATCGAGATCATGCTGGAAGACTCTTCGATGATCGAAGGTGAATTAGCTAGAGTAGATGATGAAAAAATCACACTGATTCTTCGTTATCGAAAACCGAAAGATATCGGGAAGGGTAAAGTAGACGTAGAAGAGGAAAAAGAAATTTTATACTCTGAGATTAAAAAAGCGTTGGTAATAGTTAAATTTTAA